Proteins encoded in a region of the Brevefilum fermentans genome:
- a CDS encoding FAD-binding oxidoreductase, producing MKRIQGWGNLETDYPVPEPARVYLEKVVGKPHHQKNISIEELIRKIPPTRLSAHPLINTDPEQRLRHARGQSLNDWIDMCDGLVNTFPDGVAYPETDADVRALIEFAQSGNVNLIPYGGGSSVVGHLTPPGEGPPTLSVDMQRMNQLIHLSEENFEATFGAGVNGPQLEAQLKGHGFVLGHFPQSWEYSSLGGWIATRSVGQQSYHYGRIEPLFVKGHLETPAGPMDLPHFPKSAAGPDLRHLVLGSEARLGIITQATMRIRRLPEEEHFYAAFFPNFEIGVEAVRKIAQSELAVSMVRLSDPMETETTFQLSGEEKLVNIAKKGLSLFGHGEERCMLIYGLTGTRAENRLADRQLAHIVRSHQGMLIKFYLGKAWIEKRFLTPYLRNTLWDLGYALDTLETALPWEKLHSGRQAIYHAISHAMEGDNEPVLIFSHISHVYTNGGSMYVTYLFRRSQDPHQTLAHWQKMKGAASQAITALGGTISHQHGVGIDHKPFLSVEKDPLSMQVLKNIIKTVDPEQIMNAGKLIDTD from the coding sequence ATGAAACGTATTCAAGGTTGGGGAAATCTCGAAACCGATTACCCGGTACCCGAGCCAGCCCGGGTTTATCTTGAAAAGGTCGTCGGGAAACCCCATCACCAAAAAAACATCTCCATCGAGGAACTCATTCGCAAAATTCCCCCTACCCGCCTATCTGCCCACCCCCTGATAAATACAGACCCTGAACAGAGATTGCGTCATGCACGCGGGCAATCGCTCAATGACTGGATCGATATGTGCGACGGTTTGGTCAACACGTTCCCGGATGGTGTGGCATATCCTGAAACCGATGCGGATGTGAGGGCATTGATAGAATTTGCCCAATCGGGGAATGTGAATCTTATTCCCTATGGCGGAGGATCGAGCGTTGTTGGTCACCTGACGCCCCCGGGTGAAGGACCACCCACACTCAGCGTTGACATGCAAAGGATGAATCAATTGATTCACCTCAGCGAGGAGAATTTTGAAGCCACCTTCGGCGCGGGTGTCAACGGCCCGCAACTCGAAGCCCAGCTCAAAGGACACGGTTTTGTTCTCGGACATTTTCCACAATCCTGGGAATACTCAAGCCTGGGCGGCTGGATTGCCACCCGCTCGGTTGGGCAGCAATCCTATCACTACGGTCGCATCGAGCCCCTGTTCGTCAAAGGGCATCTCGAAACTCCGGCAGGCCCCATGGACCTGCCGCACTTCCCTAAAAGCGCTGCCGGTCCCGATCTGCGGCACCTGGTTTTGGGCTCTGAAGCGCGTTTAGGGATCATCACCCAGGCGACGATGCGCATCCGGCGCCTGCCCGAAGAAGAACATTTTTATGCAGCATTTTTCCCCAATTTTGAAATCGGTGTGGAAGCTGTGCGTAAGATCGCTCAAAGCGAGTTGGCAGTCTCGATGGTCCGTCTAAGCGATCCCATGGAAACCGAAACCACCTTCCAGCTTTCTGGTGAAGAAAAGCTGGTTAATATCGCCAAAAAGGGCCTGAGCCTGTTCGGACACGGTGAAGAGCGCTGCATGTTGATCTATGGGTTGACCGGCACACGTGCAGAAAATCGCCTGGCTGACCGTCAACTGGCGCACATTGTCCGCTCGCACCAGGGCATGTTGATCAAGTTTTACCTGGGCAAAGCCTGGATCGAAAAGCGCTTCCTCACGCCCTATCTACGCAATACGTTGTGGGATCTTGGCTACGCGCTGGATACCCTGGAAACCGCCCTCCCCTGGGAAAAGCTCCACAGTGGACGGCAGGCGATCTACCATGCCATCAGCCATGCCATGGAAGGCGATAACGAGCCGGTGCTGATTTTCAGTCACATTTCACATGTGTACACTAACGGCGGCTCTATGTATGTGACCTATCTTTTCCGCCGTAGTCAGGACCCTCATCAAACCCTGGCGCACTGGCAAAAGATGAAAGGCGCAGCCAGTCAGGCTATCACGGCGCTGGGCGGAACCATCAGCCATCAGCATGGCGTCGGCATCGACCATAAGCCTTTCCTCAGCGTTGAAAAAGACCCTTTGAGCATGCAGGTTCTGAAGAATATCATCAAAACCGTCGACCCTGAACAAATTATGAACGCCGGTAAGCTGATCGATACGGACTGA
- a CDS encoding glycerol-3-phosphate dehydrogenase/oxidase: protein MLTQTWRKDTWSNLDQLWDLIVIGGGITGAGIFNMAAQKGLNTLLVEARDFSFGTSSRSSKLVHGGIRYLRNRQFDVVRESVKERERMLRESDGLVDPLAFIFPTYEHNARETRLMKLGTLIYDLLAPKWQHYTLNQQQARNALPALSDASLVGGLKYFDAVVDDSQLVLRVIMDGIRFGGTAINYAKVIQLCKAKNGSVEGVIVEDQSGKIAPSQVELHGKVIINASGPWSDELREQIQGPARLRRLRGSHLIFSQESIPLKAAVTMLHPRDNRALFAIPWENRTLIGTTDLDHELFEDETRISTAEVDYLLEAAQYTFPNHPVSEVDIISTFSGLRPVINTNAAHPSLESRAHKIWEEDGLVTVAGGKLTTFRVMAADALNFCADRLPGRPRFTHRAPCFIHPQSQARNDRSNPDWLLMAGRLGMDVNPFFQQADPEDLVPIEPIPQLWAELTWAAKNEAVLHLDDLLLRRVRLGVLFPNGGMDLIDSIRARVQPHLGWSDADWAAEVERYRQIWRENYHLPN from the coding sequence ATGCTGACACAAACCTGGCGCAAAGACACCTGGTCGAACCTCGATCAACTCTGGGACCTGATTGTGATTGGCGGAGGCATCACCGGGGCGGGGATTTTTAATATGGCGGCGCAAAAAGGGCTTAATACCCTCCTGGTGGAAGCCAGGGATTTTTCCTTTGGCACCTCCAGCCGTTCTTCCAAGCTGGTCCATGGCGGCATTCGCTATTTGCGCAACCGGCAATTTGATGTGGTCAGAGAATCGGTTAAGGAGCGCGAACGCATGTTGCGCGAGTCCGATGGGCTGGTTGACCCTTTGGCGTTCATCTTCCCCACCTATGAGCACAATGCCCGCGAGACAAGGCTGATGAAACTCGGAACGCTGATATACGACCTGCTGGCGCCAAAATGGCAGCATTACACCCTCAACCAGCAGCAAGCCAGGAATGCGCTTCCCGCATTGAGCGATGCAAGCCTTGTTGGGGGCTTGAAATATTTCGACGCGGTTGTGGATGATTCGCAGCTTGTTTTGCGCGTGATCATGGATGGCATCCGCTTCGGCGGCACGGCTATAAATTATGCAAAGGTGATTCAGTTGTGCAAAGCAAAAAATGGGTCGGTTGAGGGCGTCATTGTTGAGGACCAATCCGGAAAAATTGCCCCCTCACAGGTCGAACTGCACGGCAAGGTGATCATCAACGCCAGCGGACCCTGGTCGGATGAGCTCAGAGAGCAAATCCAAGGACCCGCCAGGCTGCGCCGGCTGCGCGGCAGCCACCTGATTTTTTCACAAGAGTCAATTCCGCTTAAGGCAGCGGTGACCATGCTCCACCCGCGCGATAACCGCGCGTTGTTTGCCATTCCCTGGGAAAACCGAACGCTGATTGGCACAACAGACCTCGACCATGAGCTATTTGAAGACGAAACCCGGATTTCAACCGCAGAAGTGGATTATCTGCTGGAGGCTGCTCAATACACCTTTCCCAACCATCCGGTGTCCGAAGTTGACATCATTTCAACCTTCTCCGGTTTGCGCCCGGTGATCAACACCAACGCTGCGCACCCCTCCCTTGAATCCCGCGCCCACAAGATCTGGGAAGAAGATGGTTTGGTCACGGTAGCAGGCGGAAAATTAACGACCTTTCGCGTCATGGCTGCCGACGCGCTCAACTTCTGTGCCGATCGGCTGCCCGGTCGTCCCAGGTTCACGCATCGCGCGCCGTGTTTCATCCATCCCCAATCTCAGGCGCGAAATGATCGCTCAAACCCGGACTGGTTGCTAATGGCAGGTCGTTTGGGCATGGACGTGAACCCGTTTTTCCAGCAGGCTGACCCGGAAGACCTGGTTCCCATTGAGCCGATTCCACAGCTTTGGGCAGAATTAACCTGGGCGGCAAAAAATGAAGCGGTCCTCCACCTGGATGATCTGCTCCTCAGGCGGGTCAGGCTGGGCGTCCTGTTCCCCAACGGCGGCATGGACCTAATCGACTCGATTAGAGCCAGGGTGCAACCACACCTGGGCTGGTCTGATGCTGATTGGGCAGCCGAAGTCGAACGCTACCGCCAAATCTGGCGGGAGAATTATCATTTGCCCAATTAA
- a CDS encoding FGGY-family carbohydrate kinase: protein MAKDQILAIDNGTQSVRALIFDLKGQLIAKNRVPIQPYYSVKPGWAEQDPDVFWQGVCQACQEIWAMEGVDKDAIVGVGLTTQRSTLINLDKNQQPLRPAVVWLDQRRTEGLPPVGGVWGLLFKLAGMSETVRYFQAEAEANWIKTHQPEIWKRTDKFVLLSGFLTHKLVGKVIDSIGCQVAYIPFDYKNQDWAKPSDWKWQAIRMDREQLPDLVPPAQWLGHITREAAEATGIPEGLPLIATAADKATEVIGAGCLEPHIGCLSFGTTATINTTHTKYTEVIPLIPPYPAAVPGAYSLEVQIYRGFWMVSWFKEEFGLVERREAEKLGVEAEVLFDNLLQTVPAGAEGLMLQPYWSPGLKIPGPEAKGAVIGFGDVHTRAHFYRAIIEGLGYALLEGMQRTEKRSKIPITELRVAGGGSQSPGVMQITADIFGLPVTRPHVYEASGLGAAIDVAVGLGLHPDFNQAVSEMTHLGDTFEPDPHRHKIYTDLYERVYQHMYKRLQPLYNEIREIVA, encoded by the coding sequence ATGGCAAAAGACCAAATCCTGGCTATCGATAACGGCACGCAAAGCGTAAGAGCCTTAATTTTCGACTTAAAAGGACAGTTGATCGCCAAAAACAGGGTCCCTATCCAGCCGTATTACTCCGTAAAACCCGGTTGGGCTGAACAGGATCCGGACGTGTTCTGGCAGGGCGTTTGCCAGGCCTGCCAGGAAATATGGGCGATGGAAGGAGTGGATAAGGATGCCATCGTCGGGGTGGGTTTGACCACCCAACGCTCGACGTTGATCAATCTGGACAAAAACCAGCAGCCCTTACGCCCGGCTGTGGTCTGGCTGGATCAACGTCGCACCGAGGGGTTGCCGCCGGTGGGCGGTGTGTGGGGGCTTTTATTCAAATTAGCCGGCATGAGTGAGACCGTCCGCTATTTTCAAGCCGAAGCCGAAGCCAATTGGATCAAAACCCATCAACCGGAAATCTGGAAGCGGACGGATAAATTCGTGCTGCTTTCAGGTTTTCTAACGCATAAGCTGGTAGGCAAAGTCATCGATTCCATCGGCTGCCAGGTGGCTTATATCCCCTTTGATTATAAGAACCAGGATTGGGCTAAACCCTCCGATTGGAAATGGCAAGCGATCCGAATGGATCGGGAACAGTTACCCGATCTCGTGCCGCCAGCCCAGTGGTTGGGGCACATCACCCGCGAGGCGGCGGAAGCAACCGGCATCCCGGAAGGCTTGCCGCTCATCGCCACCGCAGCCGATAAGGCAACGGAAGTGATCGGCGCAGGCTGCCTGGAACCGCACATCGGCTGCCTGAGCTTTGGCACCACGGCTACCATCAACACCACCCACACAAAATATACCGAGGTAATCCCCCTCATCCCGCCTTACCCGGCAGCCGTACCCGGCGCTTACTCGCTGGAGGTGCAGATCTACCGCGGTTTTTGGATGGTGAGCTGGTTTAAAGAGGAGTTTGGGCTCGTCGAACGCAGAGAAGCCGAGAAGCTGGGGGTTGAAGCCGAGGTTTTATTCGATAACTTGCTACAAACCGTGCCAGCTGGCGCAGAAGGTCTCATGTTGCAACCCTACTGGTCGCCGGGGTTGAAGATCCCCGGGCCAGAGGCCAAGGGCGCGGTGATCGGCTTTGGCGATGTGCACACCCGCGCCCATTTTTACCGGGCGATCATCGAGGGGTTAGGCTATGCCCTGCTGGAAGGCATGCAGAGGACCGAAAAGCGTTCTAAGATCCCCATCACTGAGCTCAGGGTCGCGGGCGGCGGCAGTCAGAGCCCGGGCGTCATGCAAATCACCGCCGACATTTTCGGACTGCCCGTCACTCGCCCCCATGTGTACGAAGCTTCGGGACTGGGTGCCGCCATTGATGTGGCCGTCGGTTTGGGTTTGCACCCCGATTTCAACCAGGCAGTTTCAGAAATGACTCACCTCGGTGATACCTTTGAGCCCGACCCACACCGCCATAAAATCTACACCGACCTGTACGAACGGGTTTATCAGCACATGTACAAACGTTTACAGCCGCTCTACAATGAAATTCGAGAGATCGTCGCCTGA
- a CDS encoding VOC family protein yields MPALEINQQITFLHASNLEETRRFYTDVLGLPLAREQSTCLIFKVTREAYLGFCEHIESIEPGRKVILTLVSKDVDGWYAALQAKGENIVNPPIHNPRYGIYHFFIIDPNGYWVEIQRFDQPL; encoded by the coding sequence ATGCCTGCTTTGGAAATTAACCAACAAATCACCTTTTTACATGCCAGCAACCTGGAAGAAACCCGCCGGTTTTACACGGATGTTTTAGGGCTGCCCCTGGCGCGCGAACAGAGCACCTGCCTGATTTTCAAAGTCACCCGGGAGGCTTACCTGGGCTTCTGCGAACATATTGAGTCGATTGAGCCGGGCCGCAAGGTGATCCTGACCCTGGTCAGTAAGGATGTCGATGGCTGGTATGCAGCCCTGCAAGCCAAGGGAGAAAATATCGTCAACCCACCCATCCACAATCCGAGATATGGCATCTATCATTTCTTCATCATCGACCCGAACGGTTATTGGGTCGAAATTCAAAGATTTGACCAGCCGCTGTGA
- a CDS encoding nickel-dependent lactate racemase family protein, which yields MASYTLPYGHEHISIEVPATWQVDLLEPQPGDPLPDPDRAIIEALHSPIGVIGWEQFLEAKSVGIAFNDKTRPVPKPNPIVHLLDHLESLGFTPDQITLFVGSGTHVPMTPDELPLILDQSIIDRYRVQVHDCDNAPMADLGQSAHGNPILINADFYNCDLKFSVGNIEPHHFMGFSGGVKTAAIGLAGRATIDANHAGLTHPHARTGEYNLNPLRQEIEEIGRKADVHFSLGTVLDEDKRVLKVFFGSPLAVMDAAIPFVRQSFGVEVPAPYDLVIASPGGAPKDINLYQSQKGLTHAARITRDGGWVFLLAACPEGSGSASYEDYILNADSHSAVIDHFESGFFQVGPHKALQIAREAVRINIVLISDIPPKTVKTWKLTPSKPELINDLISWISNQIPADARVAILPAATRTMTEVKK from the coding sequence ATGGCCTCTTATACCCTGCCCTATGGGCATGAACACATCAGCATTGAAGTTCCGGCGACATGGCAGGTCGACCTGCTCGAACCCCAGCCTGGTGATCCCCTGCCCGATCCTGACCGGGCGATCATCGAAGCGCTGCATTCCCCCATCGGCGTAATCGGCTGGGAGCAATTCCTTGAGGCAAAATCGGTCGGCATCGCCTTCAACGATAAGACCCGCCCGGTTCCCAAGCCCAACCCGATTGTTCACCTGCTCGATCACCTGGAAAGCCTCGGGTTCACGCCCGACCAGATCACCCTGTTTGTTGGCAGCGGCACCCATGTGCCGATGACGCCCGATGAACTGCCCCTCATTTTGGATCAATCGATTATCGATCGATACCGGGTTCAGGTTCACGACTGTGATAACGCTCCGATGGCAGATCTGGGTCAATCTGCCCACGGCAACCCGATCCTTATCAACGCCGATTTTTACAACTGCGACCTGAAGTTTTCCGTGGGCAATATCGAACCGCACCACTTTATGGGCTTTTCCGGCGGCGTGAAAACGGCCGCCATCGGCCTGGCAGGGCGCGCCACCATTGACGCCAACCACGCCGGGCTCACCCATCCCCATGCACGCACCGGCGAATACAACCTCAACCCTTTACGTCAGGAAATTGAGGAGATCGGTCGCAAAGCCGACGTCCATTTTTCGTTGGGCACGGTTCTGGATGAGGACAAACGCGTGCTTAAAGTCTTTTTCGGCTCGCCCCTTGCCGTCATGGATGCCGCGATCCCCTTTGTAAGGCAGTCCTTCGGCGTGGAGGTTCCCGCGCCTTATGACCTGGTGATCGCCTCGCCGGGCGGAGCGCCCAAGGACATCAACCTTTACCAGAGTCAAAAAGGCCTCACCCATGCGGCTCGCATCACCCGCGATGGCGGCTGGGTGTTCTTGTTAGCCGCCTGCCCGGAGGGATCCGGTAGCGCCAGCTATGAGGACTACATTCTCAACGCCGATTCGCACTCGGCGGTCATCGATCATTTTGAATCCGGCTTTTTTCAAGTCGGACCGCACAAAGCCCTGCAAATTGCCCGCGAAGCCGTGCGCATCAACATCGTGCTGATATCAGATATCCCTCCGAAAACCGTTAAAACCTGGAAACTGACCCCCAGCAAGCCCGAATTGATCAACGATTTGATCTCCTGGATCAGCAACCAGATCCCTGCAGACGCCCGGGTCGCCATCCTGCCCGCTGCAACCCGAACAATGACCGAGGTTAAAAAATGA
- a CDS encoding alpha/beta hydrolase → MTNSNFIKNPHLDGDDFFWQGNRTGILLIHGFTATTAEVRLLAKKLHEEGFTVAAPLLPGHGTDPEDLNRATWPMWVEKVKQFYEKLIPHCDRIYVGGESMGGLLALELARQHPEIRGLFLFAPALKVKNLWLTRILWPFIKYLVKEDKDDGLAWKGYTVQPLRGAAELHKLQKHIWRNLPKIAQPVVIFTGENDTTIAPQSAGLILEKIGSKVKYHFHLVNSGHCVILDRELDEIYDHMLRLIETDFTKDPSSPTFKLPLP, encoded by the coding sequence ATGACGAACTCTAATTTCATAAAAAACCCCCACCTTGACGGCGATGATTTTTTCTGGCAAGGCAACCGAACCGGCATCCTGCTGATCCACGGCTTCACCGCCACCACCGCCGAAGTCAGGCTCCTGGCAAAAAAGCTTCACGAGGAGGGGTTCACCGTTGCCGCTCCGCTGCTGCCCGGGCACGGAACGGACCCCGAGGACCTGAACCGCGCCACCTGGCCGATGTGGGTTGAAAAGGTCAAACAATTCTATGAGAAACTCATCCCACACTGCGACCGGATTTATGTCGGCGGTGAATCCATGGGCGGTTTGTTAGCGCTTGAGCTGGCGCGCCAGCACCCCGAGATCCGCGGGTTATTCTTGTTTGCCCCGGCACTGAAAGTGAAAAATTTATGGCTTACCAGAATTTTGTGGCCGTTCATTAAATACCTGGTAAAAGAGGATAAGGATGATGGACTGGCTTGGAAAGGCTATACGGTCCAGCCGCTCAGAGGGGCAGCCGAGCTGCATAAACTCCAAAAACACATCTGGCGCAACCTGCCGAAAATCGCCCAGCCTGTGGTGATCTTCACCGGCGAGAATGACACCACCATCGCGCCTCAGTCCGCTGGATTGATCCTGGAGAAAATCGGTTCGAAGGTGAAATACCATTTCCACCTGGTGAACTCCGGGCATTGCGTGATTCTTGATCGCGAGCTGGATGAGATTTATGATCATATGCTGCGCCTGATCGAAACCGATTTTACCAAGGACCCGAGCTCGCCCACCTTCAAGCTGCCATTACCGTAA
- a CDS encoding ABC transporter ATP-binding protein, with protein sequence MSTNTYYDVDLSQNLSKNRFIGLMRVMKGYRVLYLGAIIALAIAAIARTGIYLVLRRFIDEIVVPRNFGSEMILIIGSYIGMALLQGTFTFISGWLAARVAEGSTRRLRNFLYDHLQRLSYAYHAEAKTGDLISRATSDIDAINRFFADQAIGIGRIMLIFAINFVAIMRLHPRLAWTSVIAIPAILAVSLFFFSRVSKAYEAYQEQEATLSNRLQENLTGVRVVKAFARQGYESYKFDKENWHKFNLGRRLLTIQSFFWPISDIICGAQLLASYYIGAIMALNGEITVGTYMAFIALVIWIIWPMRNLGRLIVQASTGMVSYKRVAELLKEEREPLLEGDYQPDGDLSGDIVFKDVSFEYEPGQLVLNKVSFSCSPGAVIALLGSTGSGKTSLVNLLPRFYDPTDGLITLDGVDITRYPRKYLRSQIGIVEQEPFLFSRSIRENITYGVHRSVSEDEIIQAAQFAAIHDVILEFPRGYDTLVGERGVTLSGGQKQRLAIARAVLKNPRILILDDSTSSVDTETEMHIRAALERLMQTRTTFIIAHRIQSVMDADLILVFDRGEIVQQGTHQDLMQISGMYQDIFNIQTRIELELEKEISGVNI encoded by the coding sequence ATGTCTACCAACACGTATTATGACGTTGATTTAAGTCAAAACCTGTCCAAGAACCGCTTTATTGGCTTAATGCGGGTGATGAAGGGCTACCGAGTTTTGTATTTAGGCGCCATCATCGCCCTGGCCATCGCAGCCATCGCCCGCACCGGGATTTACCTGGTGCTGCGGCGCTTCATCGATGAGATCGTTGTGCCTCGCAATTTCGGTTCGGAGATGATCCTCATCATCGGCTCCTATATCGGGATGGCGCTGCTGCAGGGGACCTTCACCTTTATCTCCGGCTGGCTGGCTGCCCGAGTGGCTGAGGGAAGCACACGCCGTTTGCGCAATTTCCTCTACGACCACCTGCAGCGACTGTCCTATGCCTACCATGCAGAAGCCAAAACCGGAGACCTGATCTCGCGCGCCACCTCAGATATCGACGCCATCAACCGGTTTTTCGCCGACCAGGCGATCGGCATCGGCCGCATCATGCTGATATTTGCGATCAACTTTGTCGCCATCATGCGATTGCACCCCCGCCTGGCGTGGACGTCTGTGATCGCCATCCCGGCCATTTTGGCTGTCTCCCTGTTCTTTTTCTCACGTGTCTCCAAAGCCTATGAAGCCTACCAGGAGCAGGAAGCAACCCTCAGCAACCGCTTACAGGAAAACTTGACCGGCGTTCGGGTGGTCAAAGCCTTTGCCCGCCAGGGCTACGAATCCTACAAGTTTGACAAGGAAAACTGGCACAAATTCAATCTTGGTCGGCGTTTGCTCACCATCCAGTCATTTTTCTGGCCCATATCCGATATTATCTGCGGCGCACAACTGCTTGCCTCCTATTACATTGGCGCCATCATGGCATTAAACGGCGAGATCACCGTTGGCACCTACATGGCGTTTATCGCCCTGGTCATCTGGATCATTTGGCCGATGCGCAACCTGGGGCGTTTGATCGTTCAGGCTTCCACCGGGATGGTGTCCTACAAGCGTGTGGCTGAACTGCTGAAAGAAGAACGCGAGCCCCTCCTGGAAGGCGATTACCAGCCCGATGGCGACCTGAGCGGAGACATTGTTTTCAAAGATGTCAGCTTTGAATACGAACCCGGTCAACTCGTGCTCAACAAAGTGAGTTTTTCCTGCAGCCCGGGCGCTGTGATCGCCCTGTTAGGCTCCACCGGTTCGGGCAAGACCAGCCTGGTCAACCTGCTGCCGCGTTTTTATGACCCCACCGACGGCTTGATCACGCTGGACGGCGTTGATATCACCCGCTATCCGCGCAAGTATTTGCGTTCGCAAATCGGCATCGTGGAGCAGGAACCGTTCTTATTCTCACGCTCGATTCGTGAAAACATCACTTACGGCGTCCATCGTTCGGTTTCAGAGGATGAGATCATTCAAGCAGCCCAATTTGCCGCCATCCACGACGTCATCCTGGAATTCCCCAGGGGTTACGACACCCTGGTCGGCGAACGAGGCGTGACCCTTTCGGGCGGCCAGAAACAGAGGCTGGCGATCGCCCGTGCGGTATTGAAAAATCCGCGCATCCTGATCCTGGATGATTCCACCTCCAGCGTGGACACGGAAACGGAAATGCACATCCGGGCAGCCCTGGAGCGGCTGATGCAAACCCGCACCACCTTCATTATTGCCCACCGCATCCAGAGTGTGATGGATGCTGACCTGATCCTGGTCTTTGACCGGGGAGAGATCGTCCAGCAGGGCACCCATCAGGATCTGATGCAGATCAGCGGCATGTACCAGGATATTTTCAATATTCAAACCAGGATCGAGCTTGAATTAGAAAAGGAAATTTCGGGTGTCAACATTTGA
- a CDS encoding ABC transporter ATP-binding protein, whose product MSTFDEFEEKDYGKLSTPILRRLLLLLKPHWRWVAGFLLSIALVSIIDAYTTYLSSQIIDEGIRAGSREAIVRIVLIYGGVMLFQAVLTFGFIYLTGVLGERVRYDMRKQMFNHLQSLSLSYFSKTPVGWIMARLTSDTERLAELITWGLLDITWATVNIITAAVFMFIINANLALIVLGMLPFLAVVAYQFRIRILHHYRLSRKMNSKITGAFNEGITGVRVIKALSREDANLAEFSELTDGMYHASYKAAWLSALFLPTVQLISALVLGFVLWRGGLQVEIGMMTVGGIQAFVSYVTFIMWPIQDMARVYAQMQNAVASAERIFHLIDTEPVVKNRPRTVATETLSGDIRFEDVHFEYESDDPVIKGLTFHVNQGETVALVGPTGGGKTTIVNLLCRFYEPTSGAIYLNNINYLNMKLEDIQSRIGMVLQTPHLFSGSISENIRYGRLNASDEDIEAAAKMAGAHDFIMTFEKGYDQDVGEGGNLLSVGQKQLISIARAILAQPELFIMDEATSSVDTLTEALIQRGMEQLMTGRTSFVIAHRLSTIKRADKIIVIEDGQIQEMGTHRELINLKGKYYNLYTRQFRQELEAQYDVFGK is encoded by the coding sequence GTGTCAACATTTGACGAATTTGAAGAAAAAGATTATGGCAAGTTGAGCACGCCCATCCTGCGGCGTTTGCTCCTCCTTTTAAAGCCCCACTGGCGCTGGGTCGCCGGGTTCTTGCTGAGCATCGCCCTGGTCTCGATCATTGACGCCTATACCACCTATCTGAGCTCCCAAATCATCGATGAGGGCATTCGCGCCGGCAGTCGCGAGGCGATTGTGCGCATTGTCCTCATCTACGGCGGCGTCATGCTGTTCCAGGCCGTGCTGACCTTTGGTTTTATTTACTTAACCGGTGTGTTGGGGGAGCGGGTGCGCTACGACATGCGCAAACAAATGTTCAACCACCTGCAGAGCCTTTCGCTATCGTATTTCAGCAAGACGCCGGTCGGCTGGATCATGGCGCGCCTGACCTCGGACACCGAACGCCTGGCTGAGTTGATCACCTGGGGCTTGCTGGATATCACCTGGGCGACCGTCAACATCATCACGGCTGCCGTGTTCATGTTCATCATCAACGCCAATCTGGCGCTGATTGTGCTGGGGATGCTGCCGTTTTTAGCCGTCGTCGCTTACCAGTTCCGCATTCGCATCCTCCATCACTACCGTCTTTCGCGCAAGATGAATTCAAAAATCACCGGCGCCTTCAACGAAGGGATCACCGGCGTGCGCGTCATCAAAGCCCTCTCGCGGGAGGATGCCAACTTGGCTGAATTCAGTGAGCTGACGGATGGCATGTACCATGCCAGCTACAAAGCCGCCTGGCTTTCAGCGTTGTTTTTGCCCACCGTTCAGTTGATCAGCGCCCTTGTGCTGGGCTTTGTCCTGTGGCGCGGCGGACTTCAGGTTGAAATCGGCATGATGACCGTCGGCGGCATCCAGGCTTTTGTCTCCTACGTCACCTTCATCATGTGGCCCATTCAGGATATGGCGCGGGTTTATGCCCAGATGCAAAATGCCGTCGCCTCTGCTGAACGCATCTTCCACCTGATCGATACCGAACCGGTCGTCAAAAATCGCCCCAGAACGGTTGCGACTGAAACCCTCTCGGGCGACATCCGCTTTGAGGATGTTCACTTCGAGTATGAATCCGATGATCCTGTGATTAAGGGATTGACCTTTCATGTCAACCAGGGCGAGACCGTGGCGCTGGTTGGACCGACCGGCGGGGGGAAGACCACCATCGTCAACCTTTTATGCCGTTTCTACGAGCCCACCTCCGGCGCCATTTACCTCAACAACATCAATTATTTAAATATGAAGCTTGAGGACATTCAATCGCGCATTGGCATGGTCCTGCAAACACCGCACCTTTTTTCCGGGTCGATCAGCGAGAACATCCGTTACGGGCGCCTGAACGCCAGCGATGAAGATATTGAAGCCGCGGCAAAAATGGCTGGCGCGCACGACTTCATCATGACCTTCGAAAAAGGCTATGACCAGGACGTCGGCGAGGGCGGCAACTTGCTCTCGGTCGGTCAGAAGCAGCTCATCAGCATTGCGCGCGCCATTTTGGCGCAGCCCGAGCTGTTCATCATGGATGAAGCCACCAGTTCCGTGGACACGCTGACCGAAGCATTAATTCAGCGCGGCATGGAACAGTTGATGACCGGTCGCACCAGCTTTGTGATCGCCCACCGGCTTTCCACCATCAAACGCGCCGATAAGATCATCGTCATCGAAGATGGGCAGATCCAGGAGATGGGCACCCACCGGGAATTGATCAACCTGAAGGGCAAGTATTACAACCTGTACACGCGCCAGTTCCGCCAGGAGCTCGAAGCCCAATATGATGTTTTTGGGAAATAG